Proteins encoded within one genomic window of Brassica napus cultivar Da-Ae unplaced genomic scaffold, Da-Ae ScsIHWf_198;HRSCAF=350, whole genome shotgun sequence:
- the LOC106431752 gene encoding glycerophosphodiester phosphodiesterase GDPD3-like, giving the protein MALSVSSAKFSSGVEDDKTKDEFCFPKFVVMGHRGFGMNMLQSPDEKMKSIKENSILSFNVAADFPIDFVEFDVQVTRDGYPVIFHDIFMFTQEKGVITEKRVTEMPLHEFLSYGPQKDGANVKPMFRKTKDGRIFEWKVMKDDPLCTLQDAFVKVKRSVGFNIELKFDDNTVYGEEALRKTLGNILKVVNEHAENRPIIFSSFHPDAALLIRNMQISYPVFFLTNGGCEIYKDVRRNSFDEAIKICKEGGLQGIVSEVKAILRTPNAVQRVQDSKLSLISYGQLNNAVEVIYLQYLMGVEGVIVDMVMEISEAIASISVRNKEDEEEDDGRKSMIMFGEERTKVKISKDEIAFLTKFAPKLLQQ; this is encoded by the exons ATGGCATTGTCGGTATCTTCTGCCAAGTTTTCATCAG GTGTTGAAGATGATAAGACGAAGGATGAATTTTGTTTTCCTAAATTTGTTGTGATGGGTCACCGAGGATTTGGGATGAACATGCTTCAATCTCCGGACGAGAAAATGAAATCCATCAAAGAAAATTCTATTCTTTCTTTCAATGTTGCTGCAGATTTTCCCATTGACTTCGTTGAATTTGATGTCCAG GTAACAAGAGATGGTTACCCTGTAATTTTCCATGATATCTTTATGTTCACacaagaaaag GGAGTAATCACTGAGAAAAGAGTAACTGAAATGCCTTTACATGAATTTCTCTCTTATGGACCACAAAAGGATGGCGCAAATGTGAAGCCTATGTTCAGGAAGACAAAAGACGGACGAATCTTTGAGTGGAAAGTCATGAAGGATGATCCTTTGTGCAcccttcaagatgcctttgtgAAAGTTAAACGGTCCGTAGGGTTCAATATCGAGCTCAAATTCGACGATAATACTGTGTATGGAGAAGAAGCGTTACGTAAAACTCTTGGCAACATCTTGAAG GTTGTGAATGAGCATGCGGAGAACCGGCCCATAATCTTCTCTAGTTTTCATCCTGATGCAGCTCTACTCATCAGGAATATGCAAATAAGTTATCCC gtaTTCTTCTTAACAAATGGAGGATGTGAGATCTATAAGGATGTGAGAAGAAACTCATTCGACGAGGCCATCAAGATTTGCAAAGAAGGTGGCTTGCAAGGGATTGTTTCTGAGGTTAAGGCCATACTAAGAACCCCTAACGCAGTCCAAAGAGTCCAGGATTCAAAACTTTCACTTATATCATATGGCCAGCTTAA CAATGCCGTGGAGGTgatttacttacaatatttgaTGGGTGTGGAGGGAGTGATCGTTGATATGGTCATGGAGATCTCTGAAGCCATCGCCAGTATCTCGGTTAGGAacaaggaagatgaagaagaagacgatggaAGAAAGTCTATGATTATGTTTGGAGAGGAGAGGACAAAGGTGAAGATTTCTAAAGATGAGATCGCTTTCTTAACAAAATTTgcacctaaactgcttcaacaatgA